The genomic DNA ATTGAGAGAATTGAGAGATCGGGTTAAACTCTTCTTTGGATTGGGTTTCTAGCGGGGCTGAGATTGAGAAACATCTCCGAGGGCTtaatctccaatttatttgTCTAGTGGATTATCCTGCTTTATatgtggattttttttctcgattttgacaattttccatgcatatttagtgttcgatttttttttcttggttaCCTTATCACGCGTTTTATGCATCTTATCACGACACATCTAGTTTCATGCACAGAAATATTGTCCTTTTATTGGTATTCTTTTGTAAAATCGAAAGGAAATTATTTCAGACGTAGTTATTACGTTGCAAGGAAACACATTTGTAAGACTGCTTTTCCTACGCGCTCCGTTCTTGTTCAAGAAGGTCTAGTCCAAGCTATTATAAATAGGGTACTCGAGGCTCCTTTGCCTCTCCATCTCGGAACTAGCTGTCTCGagttattataaatattgtaCTGCTAAAGCAACATCTCATATACGTAGTGTAAGCTTTGCGTTTAAGCATATAAAGCAAAATGCTAGGACGAGTTACCCATCTTCGATTCGGTCTCTTGCTACTTATGGTCGTCACGATAATCCAATGGCCAAAAGAAGCTGAGGGAAGAATGGTGAAATTTGAGCATCGAGCAAGTAAGCACTGAAAATTCGAGTTTATATACTCACCCGTCATGTACCTCGAAATTTGGAGTTTGAAATTACTTCTGATTCTGAGTTAGCTTAGAAAGTAGTCACTAATTAGTTTGCTCTAAtattaatctttttatttgGTATTGATTTTGCAGACAATTCGAATTTTTACAGCACGTTGGGACTGGTTTGCGAGTGCTGCGATGGCCCGGAAGGTGAATGCAGAAGCAAGTGGGATGCTCCTTGCGCAAAGCTTAAATGCCATCCGTGGAAGTATCATTGATGTCTTGGATCATCGATCATACACACACCCACTCTCAAACAAACATATATTTACGTCTAAATATTATAAACTATAGTTATATGTGGCAtttgaaggaaaaaataaaaagaagatttgtaacaattttaatttcgCTTTATGCGAGCCTATTTCATATtcgaataatttatatatatcgcCGAGGTGGTATTTCGtggtaattttaattttaaactttcCTGTTTGTCTACCTTTTAGCGTTGTTTTCATTTTGCGGCAATGGGGATGACCGCGCGCGCGCGTCTGTATACAACCAAATGAGATCAGCTGAATATattcattattaaaattaagcaTCGATCACTACTTGATGATTAATTCTGCTCAGCTACTCAGTTAGAGATCTTGGCATGAACCATGCTGTATGAAACATGTGGAACGTTAAGATatgcattttaattttataaagatAATAACCGTATGCATGGAATCCATCATGAGAAACAAGAAGAGCTAGTACATATATAAAGGAAGAATTTTGGGTCGTTCTAAATTGACAATCTGGTAGAATACATCTTTGGATGAACaaaacttaaaatatatatatatatatttgattacaAATGAGGCTCATGGACATGatataaagaaatgaaaaataaaataaaaggatacAAGTAGTCTTGCtaactaaaattaaatttgaaactgCTTGGTTGAGAAGCGAGGGAGCATATGCCATTATACAATCCCATTCTGGAACTTAgaaaatatttgtttattttgatgatgatgataaaaaaaataaaaaatctaaagCCTCTTTAAGAACGAGCAACGAGCTTAAAAcacaaaataatttaagtCAATAAACTGAGAATTTCCGTATGGTTCTATGAAAAATTTAGCAGTACCTGAAATGGCAAAAGGGTGGAACAAGTAAAGAATCAAGGCCCCTGCAAGAAATTACAAATAGGAAAGGACAAATTGAATTTCCATCCAAGCGTGCGCTGTGCTGCCACCTTCTTCACGGTATCTTTTTAATGATTTATTTCGTCATCTGACATATGCcctgatatatattatatggtcCCTCCCCATCCATACTTCTCAATCAATCATGCATGACGGTCTGGACTGCAGAATAATATTTGATCTTTTCCTTGAtcgaactatatatatatatatatatatatatatttgcgtTATGAGTTTTGTCGAGTGCAAGATCCCATtcgaaaattttgaaaacaaatacctatatatgtaagactatatatatcatatatattgttgaTTAAACTCTCGAGTCAGGGACGGACCAAGGGGACTAGGGTGGCAGTCGCCCATCTCCGCCTCCCTTACAATTTCCACactttataataatttatatacaattcttcaaattttgatgaaatttttatattcgcCCTCAAGCTTGTTTGCTATTCTCGCCCTTTCAGGAATCTTGCCCCTTATGTCCAAATCCTGAATTCGTCCATGTCTTGGGTTAAAAATTGGACTTTCCGCAACTTTTACTCTCAATATTGATCTTTAAATCATACCAAAAAAATCCTAGGGAGAGCAGTGAGAGATGATTTTCGAGATCAGCTCCAAGGTGATCTGCCACTTGCTTGGTAGCGACCGGGGAGTAGTGCCTATTTCTTGGCTCGGATAGAGCTCATTTTGGATTCACTGTAAAACGCAATTGTTAAAACCtataataacaaaaatgaCTTAGTTGACTTAGTTAAATATTAGTTACCATAACTCAGTAGCTAAAGGTTTCGACAactaaacaaataaaattgtgCATGgttaaaagatattttagttattaaaaGTGACATTTTAGCAATTAAAATAGATTATTTAGTTGCTCAAAAAAACTATTTTGTTGTAGCGACGTAATGGTCTGAGCACTGTGTTGCAGTGTGGCTCGGGAGGAATTGGCAgccttttttctttgttgaCCGAGGAAATTACGCAAAATAAGGaactggtttttttttttttttgtacattCCTTGCTTTTAAGCACATGGAGTTAATATATGATCACAGGGGTCTTGATTGATCAGTCATGACCTGGACCAAAATTGTTCGGGTTTGGCTGACTGCATATATTTATAAGACAAAATTTCTAGATAACTTTACCAACTAGACTAGATTAACTTATTGCAAATTCTTCTGCTTCCCCACCGTGGGAATTCAAGAAATTTAGCTTGACCCATCTTGTCAATGATCGCCGATGAATTTTACTAGTTAGAAGGGTGTTATATTGATATTTTACCTTGCTATATTACTGCAAGGAAATAATTACCGTTTACGAGTCGAAATTTTTTCCTAGATTTTTCTTGACAATTAATAGAAAGTAAATATCAACAATCAACTTTGCGAACAAAATAATGCAGTATTTGTCATTTGCTATGAGACAATACATATACttgcaccaaaaaaaaaaaggactttccatacatttttctttttcatttataagacATATGAGCATCAactataactgaaaaaaaaatcacattaaAACTCTTGCTATACTTTCCATATATAAGaatgtatatgtataattgtttgttttttaataaCCAAAATTTTCAACCCCAAAAAAAGAGTCTGACCAACAACATGTGTGATCGTCGCTGTAGAGTGTTGTTACCATAAATGTtatcaattactttttttacaattcaacattacaatcattactttttctcaattattcattactttttcaaatttttttctcataattcaataacacaattattacaatccaattaaaatcaaaactcaactctatttacctctaaaaccaaacacatatTGTTAGAAATAACGCTTGTTTCATATACTGAGGTCCCCATCTTATCCTTCGACTGAAAAGGAATGGAGGGCATCTTATgttccttttaatttcttgaaattgaaattgaaaagggcattatatgtgtgtgactatatatatatatatatatatatatatatatattattgaatcGTATGTTTCCACAAAACTCAAAAAAGAACATTCTTATTAACCCTTCAAAGACGTAATTGTTtccttgtaataaaaaaaaaacttaattgTTATGGTGACTTAACCCTTAAAAGACGTAATTGTTtccttgtaatcgaaaaaaaagacgtaattgttattttctcttaactattcatcactttttcatactttttctcataattcaacaacacaaatattacaaactaattaaaaccaaaacttaactctactcaactctaaaaccgaATACAATTATGACTCCAAGAACATAAGCAAAACTGATCGGAACTCACGCATCTTTGGCAAAGCTTTTTCTGCTTATATAGTCATTGGCATCACGATTGCTCAAGAGCCAAACAATGAACGGAGCTGTGGGAAGAGTGGAGTGAAATTCGAATATCAAGTGATCGTACTTAAGAGCTGAAGATCCTCGATGCATTGAGTTTTAGAAAACTTCTTAGTTTGCTTAGTGAGAATTCGAATTAGATTCCATGTTCTATATGTTTGATTATGCGGACAGTTCAGATATCTACAACAAGTTGGAATTGGTATGCCAGCATTGCGATGGTCTTGATGGCAAATATGCAAGGGGCCATATGCACCTTGCCCCAAGCTTGGATGCCTCCCACTGCAACAAATCGCCATGTAGAGACGGAGAATTCCGTCTCTACATGGCGAGTCTCTACATGGAAATTCCTGTGATCATACCCATGCATCTGATGGTATCCATTTTGCTGCAATGTTGATACTAATGAATAATTCCTAGCTAGCTACTCCAACTTCAAGATCAATAAAATCAAGCCCCGTGCTAGCTTGGGATTAAGCGTAATGGACTCGAAGAAAAGCAGAACCAAGATTACAAGGTAGATGTTGGTTCAACAATCTCCCGATACATGATAAAGCCAGAGATGTTGCCTCTCCAATAAGTTCGGTACATTTATTCAAGATGTCTTGATTTAAGAGTCACCCTAATTAGTTGGAACTGTAAGACTCGAGAAAGGTCTCAACTCGAGTGACGACCCTAGCAGCCCCGAGTCCTTAAGGCAGAGTATAAGCTGCAAAAAAGTTTTAAGCACAAAATGTTAAGAACTGAACAACAGAGAAAAAGACGTGCAGAAAAAGGGTAAGATCAGAAACATAACGAACCTCCGCACTTGTAGCCGACGGGGCGATCCGCGATGTTGCAGCGCTTGGGGATGGTGACGGCAACCTCAGGCTTAGCTCCCGAGCTCTTAGCTGTGTTTGAGAGCATAACAGCGCATAGGCAACTCGGGTTCTGTCCCATCTTCTTCACTTGGAGGCAGCAGCTGCTCGAGACAGGGGCATTGATGTCCTGGACAGCTGACATGCAAGGGGCAAGCTTGAAGGCCTCTCTGTCGGGAGAGGATTTCCCACACTCATTAGCCCCATCCACTCCACcagaaattatgaaaacgcTGAAAGCTGCAATAAGCAACAAGAGAGTGAACTTTTGGCGCGTCATTGGAGTTTCCATGCCTAATAAGTACGTTGTGTGCATCCTGAGTTTACCGGGCAGGGGTGTTGGATTTATAAAGAACGAAGAGGCCGAAAGGTGAGCACACGTAGAAGAGCATAATCAGTGCTAATGGTGGATACAGCACTAAAGAGCAACTTTTGTTTATTGCAGCTTACCTACTTCTCCGTTAATGCATGCTTAAGATAATATAGCTTTTTTGGCCAACGAAGACAGAAGTGCTCTTTAAACTTTCTGCGGCCACTCAATCCAATTTTTATTCAAGGAAGTGAATCCTCATCAGCAGTCGAAACTCGTACGATATGATTATCTACAAGAAGTTCATCTGCAGCTAAGGATTCCCGCATTCAGTACAGCACTCTCTTTTAATTGTCGTTGGCAACAGCAGTTTGTCATATGAAGAACGATTCAACTCAACAGAGAGCTGCTCCAACTGCATAGGGTCCCCATCAAGCATCAGGGGAAATGCTTGTGAAGCCGACTTTACATCTTTTTCACAACCCATCAGATCTTTAATCCAATTACCATAAACTCTCTCTCCCCAGTCTATTAGATAAACAAGTTGCTGCAAAAGAGTTCATTGGACCTAAGAATGATTCCAAGAACAGCCCAAGAAGCAACACGGAAAATACAACAAATTTTACTCACCTAGGCCCGTAGATTATCCTCCCGTTGATATATGCTTGCGGAAGCTCTGCCTTGGAAATGGTTGTCCATCTGCGATTTTTACTGGAAGAAATCTACTTGCTGCTAACTCATCTACAGCTCGCACGATAATTTCCTCCATCCATTTCCACATTCTCTATTATCTCAGCTGTGTAAAAGTTCGCCACAAGCTCAAGGATAGTGAGATGGCTGAGATGCTTACAAAGCTTGATTAAAATATCATATagtgaaaaattatgaattcgTAACTCTCCACTAAATTCCCACCTGCCCCATTATCatcaagaagaaaaaacattataaatagAACCACTCAGGAAGTGGCCATTGGACTTATCAAGAGCCACTACTGAGGAAGAAGGAACCATTTTGCGAGCTTCATATAATGAGAAACAAGACAAACAATTCGTTGCAAGGAAATAACAGTTAAACACTATTGACATAACAATGATATTTCTCCCGTTCATTGCAAATTGAGCCTCCACAGATGCGATTTCAAGTGATATTACACTCAGTAGCTTTTGAGATGAGGAAACTAACACGTGAAATCAAGTGATATTACACTCTATAGTTACATAAATTCCTCAGTAGCTCTCAAGTCGACAGAACTAACGCATGAATGCATACAGAACAAAAGAGCTGTATATGAGGAGAGCAACAGGGACCAGAATCACGAGCGGCACGACAGCTGCGATGCTGTGTCCGCTCCCGCAGGTCAAAGTCCCGAGCTTGATCTGAACCACATTGACCAGCGCCAGCATCAGGAAGATGCACCCAgaaaccgatccagcactggATATCTATAGAAATTCATTTCAGAAGGATCAGTTTCAGCGTATCAAAAGCAGGGCAAAGATTACAGAAACTGCAATTTCCTTATCCGCACTTCGTGCTGCCTCTCGCATTGTATTCCGAGAAATTGAATACACAAGATTATGATCGCATTCTTGGACAAGTGTAGTTCTTAAAAAGGGAAGAATTAATGGCTTCATATTTCGAAAGAACTGAATTTTAATGGAACCCATTTATCGGTTTTCTGAATTTTGTCTAAATCAGACACTCACTTCAGACAAATGATGGTAATTTAACTCAACCCAACAacaaaaaatcataatatgAGCTGAGAAATTTCATGAACAGCAAGTAACAGTGAGTGTTGAGGCAAATATGCAGGAAGAAGGAACAATTGCAACACAGATCGTATGATTGCAGAGGAATGATATGTGAGAATCGGATGGTACCAGCATTCCGAGCCGGAGAGCCTGCCGGTCGACCCGGACGAGGAACTCGAAGGGGTGGTAGGTCGGGGACCGGAAGATCCGGATCGCCTGCTTCAGGGCGAGGGCGATGAGGCTGGAGAAAAGGAAGGAGCTGAAGGAGTACACGTGGAAGGCGACGAGGTCGCGGGCGTGGTTGGCCCCAGGGGCGCACGACGGCTTCGCGTTGAGCGTGTTGTTCGGGTCCCACGGGTTCCACGCCAGGCCGATGAACACGGCCAGCGTGAAGAGGGAGTTCACGTTCACGATGCCGTCTAGGGCCGTTATATGGATGCTCGTTCCAGCCGGCATCCCTGCGGTGGCGCctagcaagttcgccgattAGGTTTCCGTCGCGGCGGAGGTTTCAGATTTTGGGTGGCGGTGGAGAGAGGAAGCGGAAATTAGCGGTGCGCCGGTCGTAGTAAAGTtgcaatttcttattttatattttgttaataataaaaagataaatggtgaaatgtgaaaaaagtaGGCAGTCGTCCATACAAGGAAGCAACGTTTATGctacttttcaaaaaaaaaggaagcaaTCTTTGTGCCAAAAATGGGGAaaacaaaaattctttttttacctAATTTCCATTTTTGTGATAGAATACAACGTTCtgctaaaataaattaatgcaGGATATAATCGAAAGTTGCTACGAATTTTAGTCAGAACTCACCAAATTATTGTTACCCGTAGAGTTCGACATGAGTTAGTAATAATCGAGAACTTATTACTGCACTTTGTTGCATATCATTAGATGAATTTTTTCGATTGAAGGAATAGGTATGTTGCAATTTCATTGTTTAGATTGAATCCGACAAGACCGAGCTGGTGGCAGCTAAGGCGATTCCCGCCCGGTCGGTCCTTGATAGAGCTTTTTGTGCAGCTTTGGAAAGGCATCGCACTCTTCTGCTGACGACCCGAGGTGACTCTCCCTGGCAATTTCTTCTGCAGTGCTCAAGCAAATCATGGAACTCGTCATTACTGGCTCGACTCCGGAGGTAATTGTTGGAGCCTGGTGACTAGGATTTGATATTGGATATTTTGGTATGTCAAAGACTTGCTTGGACATGATGGTCATTCTATTTCCCGGTATGATTCGAGATCCATAGATCCAACAGCCATGGAGGGCCTAATCCTGGATCGATATGGAGTAGGAACCTCGTCAGGAACGTAGACTACTGATCTCAAACAGAGTGACATACTCCTGCAATCCAATCTAAAGCTCTCAAGGAGTATGATTACTGATTAATGGGACTGATATGAATACAACCCGCGAGAAAGGTTTCCGTGTAATTCACTAGGCTGTCAGGGAACAACATCAAGATGCACACtaacaaaaagaagaaagaatgaaTACTTGCTGCTAAGTTTCTCCTCCAGGCAACACGGGGGAGAAACTACGAGCTCTATGAAATCCGTATCGGCTATATAATAGCTCGAGATGCAGCTATATCAGCATTCAGTTATAGTAAATAGCTGTAACACTTCACCCGAGAGTCTACatcatttttcttccttttggtTCAAGGTCTGTAGAGAACAAGACCCTTCACTTGTGTTCCCTCCCATCTTCGGCTTCATGTCAACGCCAAGATAATTCGTCAGAACTCTCTTCACTCCAAGGCCACGCCGAGGAGGCCGGTTAATACCATTGCCGTTGCCGATGAATGGAGTCCTCTCCGCCTTAGCTGGGCTAATGAGAGGAGCAGGTGAGAAGCTCGGTGTGTTGAAGGTAGGCT from Punica granatum isolate Tunisia-2019 chromosome 2, ASM765513v2, whole genome shotgun sequence includes the following:
- the LOC116197067 gene encoding uncharacterized protein LOC116197067; translated protein: MPAGTSIHITALDGIVNVNSLFTLAVFIGLAWNPWDPNNTLNAKPSCAPGANHARDLVAFHVYSFSSFLFSSLIALALKQAIRIFRSPTYHPFEFLVRVDRQALRLGMLISSAGSVSGCIFLMLALVNVVQIKLGTLTCGSGHSIAAVVPLVILVPVALLIYSSFVLYAFMR
- the LOC116197068 gene encoding uncharacterized protein LOC116197068 — protein: MHTTYLLGMETPMTRQKFTLLLLIAAFSVFIISGGVDGANECGKSSPDREAFKLAPCMSAVQDINAPVSSSCCLQVKKMGQNPSCLCAVMLSNTAKSSGAKPEVAVTIPKRCNIADRPVGYKCGAYTLP